A window from Athalia rosae chromosome 5, iyAthRosa1.1, whole genome shotgun sequence encodes these proteins:
- the LOC105689159 gene encoding ly6/PLAUR domain-containing protein 6B-like produces the protein MITWVMVGLLLAAETTCGRNVQSGNGNEDTKQKSTGVKTTAADDEEIYRLTCYTCVNVSDNQMCNEWAIDTPCPTAGRDFCRSLHVLDSRGNSVLVSKSCATSDECGPASVGCVPIDTQKICISCCDVSYCNVESPTNATNAIFSRKRRTKSKSKRKPPGNGAMNYARSGISSYGSIFLFTTSLILHAYHSRNGRRM, from the exons ATGATCACGTGGGTGATGGTCGGGCTGCTTCTGGCTGCGGAAACGACCTGCGGCAGGAACGTCCAATCCGGGAATGGAAATGAAGACACGAAACAAAAGAGTACCGGCGTAAAAACGACTGCGGCCGACGACGAGGAGATATATC GTCTGACCTGCTACACTTGTGTGAACGTCAGCGATAACCAG ATGTGCAACGAATGGGCAATAGACACTCCATGCCCAACGGCGGGTCGGGATTTTTGTCGATCATTGCACGTTCTGGACAGCCGCGGCAACAGTGTATTG GTGAGCAAGAGCTGCGCGACGAGTGACGAGTGTGGCCCAGCATCGGTTGGTTGCGTGCCGATTGATACGCAAAAG ATCTGTATAAGCTGCTGCGACGTGAGCTATTGCAACGTCGAATCACCAACGAACGCAACGAACGCAATTTTCTCAAGGAAGAGACGTACGAAATCGAAATCTAAACGAAAGCCACCTGGGAATGGCGCCATGAATTATGCGCGTTCCGGCATTTCATCTTacggttctatttttttgttcaccacGTCACTAATTCTACATGCATATCACTCCCGGAATGGGAGACGAATGTaa
- the LOC105689189 gene encoding glycylpeptide N-tetradecanoyltransferase 2 has protein sequence MEGMKTVIYIKMEDKSQVVEPKAEKGEILDKDAKSESSKRRNRRKKNQAANAAGNEQNNVSESEDSKIASSCNISIKDIQMAMEVFNMQQKPAKTQEEALQKPYQFWSTQPVPKMDEKIVCNEPIEADKTYIRAEPYSLPAAFQWDTLSLDDPLVLTELYSLLSENYVEDDDAMFRFDYPPNFIKWALQPPGWRKEWHCGVRVSKSGRLVGFISAVPATLRVYNHCQRMVEINFLCVHKRLRSKRVAPVLIREITRRVNLQGIFQAVYTAGVVLPKPVSTCRYWHRSLNPKKLIEVKFSHLSRNMTMQRTLKLYKLPDTTKVTGFRKMLYTDVAQAHELLGRYLQKFDLAPVFSVEEFQHWFLPQNDIVDSFVVENDGKVTDMVSYYTLPSTVMHHQHHKILKAAYSFYNVSTVTPWLELITDALISARNLGFDVFNALDLMDNKEFLEPLKFGIGDGNLQYYLYNWRCPSMPPGKIGLVLQ, from the exons ATGGAAGGGATGAAAACTGTAATCTATATTAAAATGGAGGATAAAAGTCAGGTTGTGGAACCGAAGGCTGAAAAAGGGGAGATTCTCGATAAGGatgcaaagtccgaaag CTCGAAAAGACGAAATCGTAGAAAGAAGAACCAGGCTGCAAATGCCGCGGGGAACGAGCAGAATAATGTCAGTGAATCAGAGGACTCTAAGATCGCTAGTAGCTGCAACATCTCCATCAAGGACATTCAGATGGCAATGGAAGTGTTCAACATGCAGCAAAAACCAGCCAAGACCCAGGAAGAAGCTTTACAAAAGCCGTACCAATTCTGGAGTACTCAACCCGTGCCGAAAATGG atgaaaaaatcgtttgCAATGAACCAATAGAAGCCGATAAAACCTACATTAGAGCAGAGCCGTATTCTTTGCCAGCTGCTTTTCAGTGGGATACTCTATCTCTTGATGATCCGCTAGTTCTAACTGAATTATATTCTTTGCTATCTGAAAATTACGTCGAAGATGATGATGCGATGTTTAGGTTCGACTATCCTCCTAATTTCATTAAGTG GGCGTTACAGCCACCTGGATGGCGAAAAGAGTGGCACTGCGGTGTTCGTGTTAGTAAAAGTGGCCGTCTAGTCGGTTTCATATCAGCCGTTCCGGCGACTCTTCGCGTCTACAATCA CTGTCAACGAATGGTGGAAATCAACTTCTTGTGCGTCCACAAAAGACTCAGGTCGAAGAGGGTAGCACCGGTTCTAATTCGTGAAATTACGCGGAGAGTCAATCTCCAGGGTATTTTCCAAGCCGTCTATACAGCTGGTGTTGTTTTACCAAAACCAGTTAGTACTTGCAG GTACTGGCATCGATCCCTCAATCCAAAAAAGTTGATAGAAGTCAAGTTCTCTCACTTGTCTCGGAATATGACGATGCAGCGTACTCTGAAACTGTATAAATTACCAGATACCACAAAAGTAACTGGATTCAGAAAAATGCTGTACACAGATGTAGCTCAGGCCCATGAATTATTAGGTCGC TACCTTCAAAAGTTTGACCTGGCGCCGGTTTTCTCAGTGGAGGAATTTCAGCATTGGTTCCTACCACAGAACGACATTGTGGATAGTTTTGTTGTCGAAAATGATGGAAAGGTAACGGATATGGTCAGCTATTACACTCTCCCGAGTACAGTGATGCACCATCAGCACCATAAGATACTAAAGGCCGCCTACAGCTTTTACAATGTATCCACAGTCACGCCCTGGCTGGAACTTATCACCGATGCTTTGATTTCCGCACGCAAT CTTGGGTTTGACGTATTCAATGCCCTTGATCTCATGGACAACAAAGAGTTCTTGGAGCCGTTGAAATTTGGAATTGGGGATGGAAATTTGCAGTACTACTTGTATAATTGGCGTTGTCCAAGTATGCCTCCTGGGAAAATTGGCCTGGTTCTTCAGTAA